In Chryseobacterium turcicum, a single window of DNA contains:
- a CDS encoding DUF2683 family protein — MEALIVHPKNQMELNALKSMMKEMGIRYEKFHTRGAKTQTFERKTPVKKENTDKNFKDKPKTNR, encoded by the coding sequence ATGGAAGCATTAATTGTACACCCAAAAAACCAAATGGAACTGAATGCGCTAAAAAGCATGATGAAAGAAATGGGAATTCGATATGAAAAATTTCATACAAGAGGCGCAAAAACTCAAACTTTTGAGAGAAAAACTCCTGTTAAAAAAGAAAATACCGATAAGAATTTTAAAGACAAACCAAAGACGAATAGGTAA
- the trpS gene encoding tryptophan--tRNA ligase, which translates to MSRILTGIQATGTPHLGNLLGAIIPAVELSKQSGNESFLFIANLHSLTQIKDAKELKQNTYEIAAAWLACGLDTEKTFFYRQSDIPETCELSWHLSCFFPYQRLTLAHSFKDKADRLQDVNAGLFTYPILMAADILLYDAEIVPVGKDQLQHLEIARDVASRFNNQMGEILVLPQAELQEDTKYVPGLDGHKMSKSRGNIINIFLPEKELKKQVMSIESDSKSLEEPKDPSTDKTFAIYELIATSEQTEELRAKYLAGNFGYGHAKKELLDLILTRFQKERELFSYYMNNLDELEAKLQEGAVKTRAIATETIKRVRESLGI; encoded by the coding sequence ATGTCAAGAATTCTTACCGGCATTCAAGCCACCGGAACTCCGCACCTAGGAAACCTTTTGGGTGCAATTATTCCTGCAGTAGAGCTTTCTAAGCAGTCAGGAAACGAATCTTTTTTATTTATTGCGAATCTACATTCGTTGACGCAGATTAAAGATGCAAAAGAACTAAAACAAAACACCTACGAAATTGCTGCGGCTTGGCTTGCTTGTGGACTTGATACCGAAAAAACATTCTTTTACAGACAAAGCGACATCCCTGAAACCTGTGAACTTTCTTGGCATTTATCATGTTTTTTTCCTTATCAGAGATTGACTCTGGCGCATTCATTTAAAGATAAAGCAGACCGTTTACAAGATGTAAATGCAGGTTTGTTTACCTATCCTATTTTGATGGCGGCAGATATTTTACTGTATGATGCAGAAATCGTTCCTGTAGGAAAAGACCAACTTCAGCATTTGGAAATTGCCCGTGATGTAGCTTCAAGATTTAATAATCAAATGGGTGAAATTTTAGTTTTACCTCAAGCTGAATTACAGGAAGATACAAAATATGTTCCTGGACTTGACGGACACAAAATGTCTAAATCGAGAGGAAACATCATCAATATTTTCTTACCTGAAAAAGAACTAAAAAAGCAGGTAATGAGCATTGAAAGTGATTCTAAATCTTTAGAAGAACCCAAAGACCCATCAACCGATAAAACTTTTGCCATCTATGAATTGATTGCTACTTCTGAACAAACAGAAGAATTAAGAGCAAAATATTTAGCCGGAAATTTCGGTTATGGTCATGCTAAAAAAGAACTTTTAGATTTAATTCTTACAAGATTCCAAAAAGAAAGAGAATTATTTTCTTACTACATGAACAATCTTGATGAATTGGAAGCAAAACTTCAAGAAGGCGCTGTAAAAACAAGAGCAATCGCTACAGAAACGATTAAAAGAGTAAGAGAAAGTTTAGGAATTTAA
- a CDS encoding lipoprotein signal peptidase produces MKKIVLITFLILLIDQASKIYIKTNFNLNDSVSVFPGFKLTFVENPGMAYGFHFGGMLGKYFLVIVRIFLIGGMIYLFNKWLKRGESNYLIIPMAIIFAGAIGNLIDGMFYGLIFDSGMVYDENVNQWIGYGGVSKLVPFGEGYSTFMKGCVVDMLHFPLVDWYVPESWPLIGGKHLEFFKYIFNVADSAITVGAALLLIFRKKALPNGLEF; encoded by the coding sequence ATGAAGAAGATTGTACTCATCACTTTTCTTATTTTATTAATAGATCAGGCTTCAAAGATTTATATCAAAACAAATTTTAACCTTAACGACAGCGTTTCTGTTTTTCCAGGTTTTAAATTAACATTTGTTGAAAACCCAGGCATGGCCTATGGTTTTCATTTTGGAGGAATGCTTGGCAAATATTTTTTGGTGATTGTTCGTATATTTCTAATTGGCGGAATGATTTACTTGTTTAATAAGTGGCTGAAAAGAGGTGAATCTAACTATCTGATTATTCCGATGGCTATTATTTTTGCAGGAGCTATTGGAAATTTAATTGATGGAATGTTTTATGGATTAATTTTCGACAGCGGAATGGTTTATGACGAAAACGTCAATCAATGGATTGGCTATGGCGGAGTTTCTAAACTGGTTCCTTTTGGTGAAGGATATTCTACATTTATGAAAGGTTGTGTTGTCGATATGCTTCACTTTCCGTTGGTCGATTGGTACGTTCCGGAAAGCTGGCCATTAATTGGCGGAAAACACCTTGAATTCTTTAAATACATCTTTAATGTTGCCGATTCAGCCATTACCGTGGGAGCAGCTTTATTATTAATTTTCAGAAAAAAAGCTTTACCAAACGGACTTGAATTTTAA
- a CDS encoding SanA/YdcF family protein, which yields MRKIIKNTIKIFLLLFVAGIIFIIWANFTIKDQTENYVTSNISTLPNEKTGLLLGTSKTLSNGAPNAYFVNRIEAAAELYQSGKIQNIIVSGDNSQKDYNEPEEMKNELIKAGVPADKIFEDFAGFRTLDSVLRAKEIFGQNSYIIISQRFHNERAVYLARKNNIEAWGYNAKDVNKYAGLKTNAREKLARAKVFLDFIFGVEPKFGGEKILIP from the coding sequence ATGAGAAAAATTATTAAAAATACAATCAAAATATTCCTGCTTCTTTTTGTGGCAGGAATTATTTTTATCATTTGGGCAAATTTTACGATTAAAGATCAAACGGAAAATTATGTAACTTCTAATATTTCAACTTTACCAAATGAAAAAACCGGACTTCTTTTAGGAACGAGTAAAACACTGTCAAATGGAGCACCGAATGCTTACTTTGTTAACCGAATTGAAGCAGCTGCAGAATTGTATCAATCAGGAAAAATCCAAAACATTATTGTAAGCGGTGATAATTCTCAGAAAGATTATAACGAGCCTGAAGAAATGAAAAACGAACTCATCAAAGCCGGAGTTCCCGCAGATAAGATTTTTGAAGATTTTGCAGGTTTCAGAACATTAGATTCTGTTTTAAGAGCGAAAGAAATTTTCGGACAAAACTCTTACATTATTATTTCACAAAGATTTCATAACGAAAGAGCCGTTTATCTCGCAAGAAAAAACAATATTGAAGCGTGGGGCTACAATGCAAAAGATGTCAATAAATATGCAGGTTTAAAAACCAATGCAAGAGAAAAACTGGCTCGAGCAAAAGTTTTTTTGGATTTTATATTTGGTGTGGAGCCGAAGTTTGGAGGCGAGAAGATTTTGATTCCTTAG
- a CDS encoding DUF6576 domain-containing protein, whose protein sequence is MTEFLILGIILVVAVWFFNKDRIKNRFYPEKPKNLTIDQQFNSDKRDREKEIDRLLSKMGKNGIDDLSAKDRKRLDELSKH, encoded by the coding sequence ATGACCGAATTTTTGATTTTAGGAATTATCCTCGTTGTCGCTGTATGGTTTTTTAATAAAGATCGAATCAAAAACCGATTCTACCCAGAAAAGCCTAAAAATCTGACAATCGATCAACAATTCAATTCAGACAAACGAGATAGAGAAAAGGAAATCGACAGACTTCTGAGCAAAATGGGAAAGAACGGAATCGACGACCTGTCTGCAAAAGATAGAAAAAGACTCGACGAACTTTCTAAGCATTAA
- the ileS gene encoding isoleucine--tRNA ligase → MSQFKEYKNLNLIDVAENVSEFWKANDTFAKSVETRQGNPEFVFYEGPPSANGMPGIHHVMARALKDIFCRYQTQNGKQVFRKAGWDTHGLPVELGVEKELGITKEDIGKKISIEDYNKACREAVMRYTDVWNHLTEKIGYWVDLEDPYITYKSKYMETVWWLLKQLYSKELLYKGYTIQPYSPKAGTGLSSHELNQPGTYRDVTDTTIVAQFKVKKDSSKLFNDIDGDVNVLAWTTTPWTLPSNTALAVGRDIEYVVVKTFNQYTFEPVTVVLARVLLEKNFGKKFVEGSDEDLANYTSDSKTIPFKVLKEFTGEQLAGTQYQQLIPWFTPNDTPENAFRVILGDFVTTEDGTGIVHIAPTFGADDARVAKDAGIPPMLVKDENDNLVPLVDLQGKFIKGNNVPETFSGKYIKNEYYDEGTAPEKSWDVELAILLKTENKAFKVEKYVHSYPHCWRTDKPVLYYPLDSWFVKMTAVKDRLVELNETINWKPKATGEGRFANWLENVNDWNLSRSRYWGIPLPIWRTEDQKEEKLIGSVEELYNEIEKSISAGLMTENPFKGFEIGNMSEENYDLIDLHKNIVDKVVLVSDSGKTMNRESDLIDVWFDSGSMPYAQLHYPFENKELIDNNKAFPADFIAEGVDQTRGWFYTLHAIGTAVFDSVAYKNVMSNGLVLDKNGQKMSKRLGNAVDPFETLSDYGPDATRWYMISNANPWENLKFDKEGIDEVRRKFFGTLYNTYSFFSLYANVDGFNYSEEDVENRPEIDRWILSELNLLIKEVKAFYEDYEPTRVARAISNFVNDNLSNWYVRLCRRRFWKGDYSDDKISAYQTLYTCLETVAKLSAPIAPFFMDQLYQDLNKVTGKETFESVHLTDFPVADESLIDQDLVEKTHLAQNITSMVFSLRKKENVKVRQPLQKVLIPVLDKRTEEQILAVAELIKQEVNVKELQLINAEEASHLIVKQIKPNFKTLGSRLGKDMKAVGNEITNFSAEQISSLEKEGSIEIQGYEITTADVEISTKDIPGWTVTSDGKTTVALDLKMTDELKSEGIAREFINRIQNLRKEKDFELTDRISIVLEEETPFLEQIKQNEEYISSEVLSNKIEIVSSLSNFNEIDIDEIKFKVNVEKN, encoded by the coding sequence ATGAGCCAATTTAAAGAATATAAAAACCTCAACCTTATAGACGTAGCCGAGAATGTTTCGGAATTCTGGAAAGCAAACGACACGTTTGCAAAAAGTGTAGAAACACGTCAGGGAAATCCTGAGTTTGTGTTTTACGAAGGACCACCTTCAGCAAACGGAATGCCGGGAATTCACCACGTTATGGCGAGAGCATTGAAAGACATTTTCTGTCGTTACCAAACGCAGAACGGGAAACAGGTTTTCCGTAAAGCAGGTTGGGACACACACGGACTTCCTGTGGAATTAGGAGTAGAAAAAGAACTTGGAATCACGAAAGAAGATATTGGCAAAAAAATTTCGATTGAAGATTACAACAAAGCTTGTCGTGAAGCAGTAATGCGTTACACTGATGTTTGGAATCACCTAACCGAAAAAATCGGATATTGGGTAGATTTGGAAGATCCGTACATCACGTACAAATCAAAATACATGGAAACCGTTTGGTGGTTGCTAAAACAATTGTACAGCAAGGAATTGTTGTATAAAGGATATACCATTCAACCTTATTCTCCAAAAGCGGGAACCGGACTTTCGTCTCACGAACTGAATCAGCCGGGAACGTATCGTGATGTTACCGATACAACGATTGTTGCTCAGTTTAAAGTTAAAAAAGATTCTTCCAAATTATTTAATGATATTGACGGAGATGTAAATGTTTTAGCTTGGACGACAACTCCCTGGACCTTGCCTTCAAACACAGCTTTGGCGGTAGGAAGAGATATTGAATATGTTGTTGTAAAAACTTTTAACCAATATACTTTCGAACCTGTAACTGTTGTTTTGGCGAGAGTTTTATTGGAAAAGAATTTCGGTAAAAAATTCGTTGAGGGAAGTGATGAAGATTTAGCAAACTATACTTCAGACAGCAAAACAATTCCTTTTAAAGTTTTAAAAGAATTTACAGGAGAACAACTTGCTGGAACTCAATACCAGCAATTAATTCCTTGGTTTACGCCAAACGATACTCCTGAAAACGCTTTCAGAGTGATTTTAGGAGATTTTGTGACTACAGAAGATGGAACAGGTATCGTACACATCGCTCCTACTTTTGGTGCAGATGACGCGAGAGTTGCCAAAGATGCGGGAATTCCGCCGATGTTGGTAAAAGATGAAAATGATAATTTGGTTCCGTTGGTAGACCTTCAAGGTAAATTTATCAAAGGAAACAATGTTCCTGAAACTTTTTCAGGAAAATATATTAAAAACGAATATTACGATGAAGGAACTGCACCTGAAAAATCTTGGGATGTAGAATTGGCGATTTTGTTGAAAACAGAAAACAAAGCCTTCAAAGTAGAAAAATATGTTCACAGCTACCCTCATTGCTGGAGAACCGACAAACCTGTTTTATATTATCCATTAGATTCTTGGTTTGTAAAAATGACGGCAGTAAAAGACCGTTTGGTAGAATTAAACGAAACCATCAACTGGAAGCCAAAAGCTACCGGAGAAGGTCGTTTTGCCAATTGGTTGGAAAATGTAAATGATTGGAACCTTTCCCGCTCTAGATATTGGGGAATTCCATTGCCAATCTGGAGAACAGAAGACCAAAAAGAAGAGAAATTAATTGGTTCTGTAGAAGAATTATACAACGAAATCGAAAAGTCTATTTCAGCAGGATTGATGACTGAAAACCCGTTCAAAGGTTTTGAAATCGGAAATATGTCTGAAGAAAATTATGATTTGATTGATTTACACAAAAACATCGTTGATAAAGTTGTTTTGGTTTCAGACTCAGGAAAAACGATGAACCGGGAAAGCGATTTGATTGATGTTTGGTTTGATTCCGGCTCAATGCCTTATGCACAGTTGCATTATCCTTTTGAAAATAAAGAATTAATAGACAACAATAAAGCTTTCCCAGCAGATTTTATTGCGGAAGGAGTTGACCAAACTCGTGGTTGGTTCTACACACTTCACGCAATCGGAACGGCGGTTTTTGATTCAGTTGCTTATAAAAATGTAATGAGTAACGGACTTGTTTTGGATAAAAACGGTCAGAAAATGTCTAAACGTTTAGGAAATGCAGTTGATCCATTCGAAACGCTTTCAGATTACGGGCCAGATGCAACACGTTGGTATATGATTTCGAATGCGAATCCTTGGGAAAATCTGAAATTCGATAAAGAAGGAATTGATGAAGTAAGAAGAAAATTCTTTGGAACACTTTACAATACCTATTCTTTCTTTAGTTTATATGCAAACGTTGACGGATTTAATTACTCTGAAGAAGATGTTGAAAACAGACCGGAAATCGACCGTTGGATTTTATCTGAATTAAACCTTTTAATAAAAGAAGTAAAAGCATTTTACGAAGATTATGAGCCGACAAGAGTTGCAAGAGCAATCAGCAATTTTGTAAATGATAATTTATCAAATTGGTATGTAAGATTGTGCAGAAGACGTTTCTGGAAAGGAGATTATTCTGATGACAAAATCTCTGCGTACCAAACTTTATATACGTGTCTTGAAACTGTTGCCAAATTATCGGCACCCATTGCTCCGTTCTTTATGGATCAATTGTATCAGGATTTGAATAAAGTAACAGGAAAAGAAACATTTGAATCTGTACACTTAACAGACTTCCCAGTTGCAGATGAAAGTTTAATCGATCAGGATTTGGTAGAGAAAACACATTTGGCACAAAACATTACAAGTATGGTTTTCTCATTGAGAAAAAAGGAAAATGTAAAAGTGCGTCAGCCATTGCAAAAAGTCTTAATTCCTGTTTTGGATAAGAGAACGGAAGAGCAAATTTTAGCGGTTGCAGAATTAATTAAACAAGAAGTTAACGTTAAAGAATTACAGTTAATCAATGCTGAAGAAGCATCACATTTAATTGTAAAACAGATTAAGCCTAACTTCAAGACTTTAGGTTCTAGACTTGGAAAAGATATGAAAGCTGTTGGTAATGAAATTACTAATTTTTCTGCTGAGCAAATCTCATCTTTAGAAAAAGAAGGAAGCATCGAAATTCAAGGCTACGAAATAACAACTGCAGATGTTGAAATTTCTACTAAAGATATCCCGGGATGGACGGTAACTTCAGACGGAAAAACAACTGTGGCACTAGATTTGAAGATGACTGATGAATTGAAATCTGAAGGTATCGCAAGAGAATTTATCAACAGGATCCAAAATCTAAGAAAAGAGAAAGATTTTGAGTTAACAGACAGAATAAGCATCGTTTTGGAAGAAGAAACTCCGTTTTTGGAGCAGATTAAACAAAATGAAGAATATATTTCATCTGAGGTCTTGTCAAATAAAATAGAAATTGTATCTTCACTTTCAAATTTTAACGAAATCGATATCGATGAGATTAAATTTAAAGTGAATGTTGAAAAAAATTAA
- a CDS encoding TraR/DksA family transcriptional regulator, translating to MQDERVRYNDSDLQEFKKIIKEKIDKAEKDLQLIRESFINDQNNGTDDTSPTFKAFEEGAETLSKEQNSILAGRQEKFVRDLKNALIRIENKTYGVCRVTGKLIPKERLLAVPHATLSIEAKNMQR from the coding sequence ATGCAAGACGAAAGAGTAAGATACAACGACTCTGATTTACAAGAGTTTAAAAAGATAATTAAAGAAAAAATAGATAAAGCAGAGAAAGATTTACAGCTTATCAGAGAAAGCTTTATCAATGATCAAAATAACGGTACCGACGATACATCACCTACTTTCAAAGCTTTTGAAGAAGGTGCAGAAACGCTAAGCAAAGAGCAAAACTCTATTTTGGCAGGAAGACAGGAAAAGTTTGTAAGAGATCTAAAAAACGCTTTAATAAGAATAGAAAACAAAACGTATGGCGTATGCCGAGTAACAGGGAAACTGATTCCAAAGGAAAGACTTTTGGCAGTACCGCACGCTACTTTAAGCATAGAAGCTAAAAATATGCAGAGATAA